The following are from one region of the Mesorhizobium sp. B2-8-5 genome:
- a CDS encoding SDR family NAD(P)-dependent oxidoreductase, with product MSAREAFPGLSYKGKVAFVTGGGSGIGRETALTLADLGADVAVLDWTAGAADATAEAVRKIGRKAVAFNGDTGDEKTVVDAFAATRQQLGEIDVAVACAGILGAGGPVFETSVADFEQVMAVNVRGSFLVTREAASGMRQRKRGAIVLLSSLDGLQAEHGMFSYCTSKGALLNLARAAALDLARDGVTVNCVCPSVTHTPLLAGRLATLPNGDEILASYAARHPLGRVLTPRDIASAIAFVASPIANGITGAAIPVDAGIGATWDNYRDPPWIAAG from the coding sequence ATGAGTGCGCGAGAAGCCTTTCCGGGCCTCTCCTACAAGGGAAAGGTTGCGTTTGTCACCGGCGGCGGCTCCGGGATCGGCCGCGAGACGGCGCTGACGCTCGCCGATCTGGGCGCCGATGTCGCGGTCCTCGATTGGACCGCCGGCGCGGCCGATGCCACGGCCGAGGCTGTGCGGAAGATTGGGCGCAAGGCCGTTGCCTTCAATGGAGATACAGGCGACGAGAAAACGGTTGTGGATGCCTTCGCGGCGACGCGCCAACAGCTCGGCGAGATCGACGTTGCGGTTGCCTGTGCCGGGATACTGGGCGCCGGCGGTCCGGTGTTCGAAACCTCGGTCGCGGATTTCGAGCAGGTAATGGCCGTCAATGTGCGTGGCTCGTTCCTGGTCACGCGCGAGGCCGCCAGCGGCATGCGACAGCGCAAGCGAGGCGCGATCGTGCTGCTGTCCAGCCTGGACGGCCTGCAGGCAGAGCACGGCATGTTTTCGTATTGCACATCCAAGGGCGCGCTGCTCAATTTGGCCCGCGCCGCCGCGCTCGATCTGGCGCGCGACGGTGTAACGGTAAATTGCGTGTGCCCGAGCGTGACGCACACGCCGCTGCTTGCGGGCCGCCTGGCAACACTGCCGAACGGCGACGAGATACTTGCCTCCTATGCAGCGCGCCATCCGCTCGGCCGGGTGCTGACGCCGCGCGATATTGCCTCCGCGATCGCTTTTGTCGCGTCGCCGATCGCCAATGGCATCACCGGGGCTGCGATCCCGGTCGACGCCGGTATCGGCGCGACCTGGGACAACTACCGCGATCCGCCGTGGATCGCTGCTGGCTGA
- a CDS encoding SDR family oxidoreductase, whose translation MEDLGQKRFGLIVGRRKTLLDLMPMRAFADTADVAAAVLYLASPAAKIVTGHVLAVDGGYLAR comes from the coding sequence ATGGAAGACCTCGGCCAAAAACGTTTTGGGCTCATTGTGGGCCGGCGTAAGACATTGCTGGACCTGATGCCGATGCGCGCTTTCGCCGACACGGCCGATGTGGCGGCGGCGGTTCTGTATCTGGCGTCACCGGCTGCCAAGATCGTCACCGGCCATGTCCTGGCGGTTGACGGTGGCTATCTTGCCCGTTGA
- a CDS encoding WD40 repeat domain-containing protein has product MNQQTTQNLALFDLLARGWRRPAAVADVCFSADGSAIAFTSVDGSVAIGKVADQEPPEARIRVSGDLGQTTIRPREKPHAPLIASASLGDGDVPIVAYRSSGFLVGTSAGEATHFAPDGAIAPTPIKIDGPILAIAHGAPKAMTAFSDGHDVFLARANDEVVRLRQAASSSTHAIAFSPDANRLAFDSGNGLSIWAVDGGPGLINEFSTPSRPASIRWSYDGSWLACGLETGGFGLVRLSDGRSGVVGGFPSPVRTVCWSTQENTLFASGAFRIAGWSMAVPPFEHAASGALETGRAAPVPVETMAAHPVRSLIAAGYANGRITVAQIGSRDELVVKFSGSAITALAWSGDGQHLAVGMVDGTAAIVTFPAMLFK; this is encoded by the coding sequence GTGAACCAGCAAACGACGCAGAACCTGGCGCTGTTCGACCTGCTGGCACGAGGCTGGCGGCGCCCGGCCGCGGTTGCCGATGTGTGCTTCAGCGCCGATGGCTCCGCCATCGCATTCACATCCGTGGACGGATCCGTCGCCATCGGCAAGGTGGCGGATCAGGAACCGCCGGAGGCAAGGATCCGGGTGAGCGGCGATCTCGGACAGACCACGATCCGGCCCCGCGAGAAGCCGCACGCACCTTTGATCGCCTCCGCATCGCTTGGGGACGGCGATGTCCCGATCGTCGCTTATCGCAGTTCTGGCTTCCTCGTCGGCACGAGTGCGGGTGAAGCCACGCATTTTGCACCCGACGGCGCGATTGCGCCAACGCCGATCAAGATCGACGGACCGATCCTCGCTATCGCCCATGGTGCCCCGAAGGCCATGACGGCCTTCAGCGATGGACATGATGTGTTCCTGGCGCGCGCCAACGATGAAGTGGTAAGGCTCCGCCAGGCAGCGTCCTCATCGACGCACGCCATCGCGTTCTCGCCGGACGCGAACCGGCTCGCGTTCGATTCCGGCAACGGGCTGTCGATCTGGGCGGTCGACGGCGGTCCCGGGCTCATTAACGAATTTTCCACTCCCTCACGCCCGGCTTCCATCCGCTGGAGCTACGACGGCTCATGGCTGGCCTGCGGACTTGAGACAGGAGGCTTTGGCCTTGTGCGCCTGTCAGATGGCCGATCGGGCGTAGTCGGCGGATTTCCTTCGCCGGTCCGGACCGTGTGCTGGAGCACGCAAGAGAACACGCTGTTTGCGTCCGGCGCATTCCGTATTGCTGGCTGGTCAATGGCTGTCCCGCCATTTGAGCATGCGGCTTCCGGCGCGCTGGAAACGGGTCGTGCGGCACCTGTTCCAGTTGAAACAATGGCGGCGCATCCGGTGAGAAGCCTTATCGCCGCCGGCTACGCCAACGGCCGCATCACAGTCGCCCAGATCGGCTCGCGTGACGAGCTCGTCGTGAAATTTTCAGGCAGCGCGATCACAGCGCTGGCCTGGTCCGGCGATGGACAGCACTTGGCTGTGGGCATGGTGGATGGAACTGCTGCGATCGTCACCTTCCCGGCAATGCTTTTCAAATAG
- a CDS encoding aromatic/alkene/methane monooxygenase hydroxylase/oxygenase subunit alpha, producing MTMSSLTLNKITSQRGISVGEATKKISDLGWNPTYVQEAMTFPTDYKIAKAPRDPMKQVLRSYFPMQEEKDNRVYGALDAALRGDMFRNVEPRWVEWMKLFLAIIPFPEISAARSMAMVARLAPGEDLRTGFTMQMVDEFRHSTIQMNLKKWYMENYIDPAGFDITEEAFGKCYATTIGRQFGEGFITGDTMTAACMYLTVVAETAFTNTLFVAMPSEAARNGDYALPTVFLSVQSDESRHIGNGHSLLMAALKEPENHLLLERDMRYAFWQNHAIVDAAIGTFIEYGTTNRDKNKESYAEMWHRWIYEDYYRTYMLPLEKYGIKIHHDDVQAAWERITKKNYVHKVGQFFAVGWPVNFWRIEAQTDKDFEWFEHKYPGWYAEFGDFWKWYAKLSHKGEKVLLFNSDVGYVYPHRCWSCLVPCLIREDMVVDEIDGKLHTFAHELDRWTAVEAFADEYQGRPTPAMGRFSGKREWETLYDGWDLADAIKDLNFVRSDGKTLIPQPHLRFGADEQWTLDDVRGNILGSPLNALRGMSPADREKHLAEYRAGFTITPIN from the coding sequence ATGACGATGTCGTCGTTGACACTTAACAAGATTACCTCGCAGCGCGGTATTTCCGTGGGCGAGGCGACCAAGAAGATTTCCGACCTCGGTTGGAACCCGACCTATGTCCAGGAAGCGATGACGTTTCCGACCGACTACAAGATCGCCAAGGCGCCGCGCGATCCGATGAAGCAGGTGCTGCGCTCCTATTTCCCCATGCAGGAGGAAAAGGACAATCGCGTCTACGGCGCGCTCGACGCCGCTCTTCGCGGCGACATGTTCCGCAATGTCGAGCCGCGCTGGGTGGAGTGGATGAAGCTCTTCCTCGCCATCATTCCCTTCCCGGAGATATCCGCCGCCCGCTCGATGGCGATGGTGGCGCGGCTGGCGCCCGGCGAGGATCTCAGGACCGGCTTCACCATGCAGATGGTCGACGAGTTCCGCCACTCGACGATCCAGATGAATCTGAAGAAATGGTACATGGAAAACTACATCGACCCGGCAGGGTTCGATATCACCGAAGAAGCCTTCGGCAAATGCTACGCGACCACGATCGGCCGCCAGTTCGGTGAAGGCTTCATCACCGGCGACACCATGACGGCCGCCTGCATGTACCTGACCGTCGTCGCCGAGACGGCGTTCACCAACACGCTCTTCGTCGCCATGCCTTCGGAAGCCGCGCGCAACGGCGACTATGCGCTGCCGACCGTGTTCCTCTCGGTGCAATCCGACGAGAGCCGCCACATCGGCAACGGTCACTCGCTGCTGATGGCCGCGCTGAAGGAGCCGGAGAACCACCTGCTGCTCGAGCGCGACATGCGCTACGCCTTCTGGCAGAACCACGCCATCGTCGACGCCGCGATCGGCACCTTCATCGAATACGGCACCACCAACCGCGACAAGAACAAGGAGTCCTACGCGGAAATGTGGCACCGCTGGATCTACGAGGACTACTACCGCACCTACATGCTGCCGCTCGAGAAATACGGCATCAAGATACATCACGACGATGTCCAGGCCGCCTGGGAGCGCATCACCAAGAAGAACTACGTCCACAAGGTTGGCCAGTTCTTCGCCGTCGGCTGGCCGGTCAACTTCTGGCGCATCGAGGCGCAGACCGACAAGGACTTCGAGTGGTTCGAGCACAAATACCCAGGCTGGTACGCAGAGTTCGGCGACTTCTGGAAATGGTACGCCAAGCTCAGCCACAAGGGCGAGAAGGTGCTCTTGTTCAACAGCGATGTCGGCTACGTCTATCCGCACCGCTGCTGGTCCTGCCTGGTGCCTTGCCTGATCCGCGAGGACATGGTGGTCGACGAGATCGACGGGAAACTGCACACCTTCGCACACGAACTCGACCGCTGGACCGCTGTCGAAGCCTTCGCCGATGAGTATCAGGGCCGTCCGACGCCTGCGATGGGCCGCTTCAGCGGCAAGCGCGAGTGGGAGACGCTCTATGACGGCTGGGATCTCGCCGATGCGATCAAGGATCTCAACTTTGTCCGTTCCGACGGCAAGACATTGATCCCGCAGCCGCACCTGCGCTTCGGCGCCGACGAGCAGTGGACGCTCGACGACGTGCGCGGCAACATCCTCGGATCGCCGCTCAATGCGCTCCGCGGCATGTCGCCGGCCGATCGGGAGAAGCATCTGGCCGAGTATCGGGCAGGCTTCACCATCACGCCCATCAACTGA
- a CDS encoding NADH:ubiquinone reductase (Na(+)-transporting) subunit F → MTGAHTVRLEPVGVEFEVEHGETVLNAAFRQGIALPHGCKEGQCSACKCVLLEGEVDMLKYSTFALNDTEKESGHVLLCRSIAYSDMQVELLNYDEEVLAKSIAVKTFKGRISKFEHLTHDIRGIEIELGSPIKFWAGQYVDITVTTQKGETITRSFSMANTPDETQKLSFIIKKYPEGKFSGELDSGGIRVGAEVSVAGPYGTCFRREGRQGPLILVGAGSGMSPVWSILNDHLKSGEKRDVYFFYGARTPTDLFYLDRIAELAGRHPELNFIPVLSHVNGEAWDGERGFVHQGVDAKLKQLAVDGQGDVYACGPPPMIDALQPVLFMNGFETERIFFDRFTTSSNAVPAH, encoded by the coding sequence ATGACTGGTGCTCACACGGTGCGCCTGGAGCCGGTCGGCGTCGAGTTCGAGGTCGAACACGGCGAGACGGTCCTGAACGCGGCTTTCCGCCAGGGCATCGCGCTGCCGCATGGCTGCAAGGAAGGGCAATGCTCGGCCTGCAAATGCGTGCTGCTCGAAGGCGAAGTCGACATGCTTAAATACTCGACCTTCGCGCTCAACGACACGGAGAAGGAGAGCGGCCACGTCTTGTTGTGCCGGTCGATCGCCTATTCCGACATGCAGGTCGAGCTCCTCAATTACGACGAGGAGGTTCTGGCGAAATCAATCGCGGTGAAGACGTTCAAGGGCCGGATCTCGAAGTTCGAGCATCTTACCCACGACATCCGCGGCATCGAGATCGAGCTCGGCTCGCCGATAAAATTCTGGGCTGGCCAATATGTCGACATCACGGTCACCACGCAAAAAGGGGAGACGATTACGCGCTCGTTCTCCATGGCAAATACGCCGGACGAAACCCAAAAGCTCTCCTTCATCATCAAGAAATACCCCGAAGGAAAGTTCTCCGGAGAGCTCGATTCCGGAGGTATCCGCGTCGGAGCCGAGGTCAGCGTCGCCGGGCCCTATGGAACCTGCTTCCGGCGGGAAGGACGGCAAGGCCCCCTGATCCTGGTCGGCGCCGGCTCCGGCATGTCGCCGGTATGGTCGATCCTCAACGATCACCTGAAGAGCGGCGAGAAGCGGGACGTCTACTTCTTCTACGGCGCGCGGACCCCTACCGACCTGTTCTATCTCGACAGGATCGCCGAGCTTGCCGGCCGCCACCCGGAGCTGAATTTCATCCCGGTGCTGTCGCATGTGAATGGCGAGGCGTGGGACGGCGAGCGCGGCTTCGTCCACCAGGGCGTCGACGCCAAGCTCAAGCAGCTCGCGGTCGACGGGCAGGGCGACGTCTATGCCTGTGGTCCGCCGCCCATGATCGATGCGCTGCAGCCCGTGCTGTTCATGAACGGCTTCGAGACCGAACGCATCTTCTTCGATCGGTTCACCACATCGTCCAACGCCGTCCCCGCCCATTGA
- a CDS encoding aromatic/alkene monooxygenase hydroxylase subunit beta, with the protein MVATSSSVGSGAAGAAIFADSDSRKYRYFEPRGQRATHYEDVTVDVQPDPERYLIQDWIISFSNGKGAYIKDNTAARSSNWHAFRAPDQEWERTHYQRQSKIETMVQSVITNARRAGAPKTFDKVWAKLLQAHLGAWKHAEFGLGTSLMQAQRYGYTQMINNATLTNSSYKLRLAQDITLYLAEIGMDIVGWDDELGKKHWLEDGVWQSTREAVETIMGTTDYLEQYFAINIVFEPLVGELFRSGFLMQAAAANHDFITPPVISAAEADYERNLANTIDLAYLLAHDEKHGAANRKLFQSWVNKHGALADKAAAGLQPIWSMPHSKPVSFTDVRAQSEERIGRILGELGLKR; encoded by the coding sequence ATGGTAGCAACGTCGAGTTCAGTAGGATCGGGAGCCGCGGGAGCCGCGATCTTCGCCGATTCGGACAGCCGCAAATATCGGTATTTCGAGCCGAGAGGCCAGCGCGCCACACACTATGAGGATGTCACGGTCGACGTGCAGCCCGACCCCGAGCGCTACCTGATCCAGGACTGGATCATCTCGTTCTCGAACGGCAAAGGCGCCTACATCAAGGACAACACTGCCGCCAGAAGCTCGAACTGGCATGCTTTCCGGGCTCCCGACCAGGAGTGGGAACGCACGCACTACCAGCGCCAGTCGAAGATCGAGACGATGGTGCAGAGCGTCATCACCAATGCCCGCCGCGCCGGCGCGCCGAAGACCTTCGACAAGGTCTGGGCCAAGCTGCTGCAGGCGCATCTCGGAGCTTGGAAGCACGCCGAATTCGGCCTGGGCACGTCGCTCATGCAGGCGCAGCGCTACGGCTACACGCAGATGATCAACAATGCGACGCTGACCAACTCCTCCTACAAGCTGCGGCTCGCCCAGGACATCACGCTCTATCTCGCCGAGATCGGCATGGACATCGTCGGCTGGGACGACGAGCTCGGCAAGAAGCATTGGCTCGAGGACGGCGTATGGCAGAGCACCCGCGAGGCGGTCGAGACCATCATGGGCACGACCGACTATCTGGAACAGTACTTCGCCATCAATATCGTGTTCGAGCCGCTGGTCGGCGAGTTGTTCCGCTCCGGTTTCCTGATGCAGGCGGCGGCGGCCAACCACGACTTCATCACGCCGCCGGTGATTTCGGCGGCTGAAGCCGACTACGAGCGCAACCTCGCCAACACCATCGACCTGGCCTACCTGCTCGCCCACGACGAGAAGCATGGCGCGGCAAACAGGAAGCTCTTCCAGAGCTGGGTGAACAAGCATGGCGCGCTTGCCGACAAGGCAGCCGCCGGCCTCCAGCCGATCTGGTCGATGCCTCATTCCAAGCCGGTTTCCTTCACCGACGTTCGCGCCCAATCCGAGGAACGGATCGGCCGGATCCTCGGCGAACTCGGCCTCAAGCGCTGA
- a CDS encoding MmoB/DmpM family protein codes for MSVAARDASQSNIFKSMKDITFEQTISHQCGVTMNDSVEARAIAEFMGKKPGVIVTYQPAMIRIDGDGKLIFKMDEISEYLGRDMTAEIFEVNTSTHYGRMVRVDDNTVILFGNMDEVFEYI; via the coding sequence ATGTCAGTAGCAGCACGCGACGCCTCGCAGTCCAACATCTTCAAGTCGATGAAGGACATCACCTTTGAACAGACGATTTCGCACCAGTGCGGCGTCACCATGAACGACTCGGTCGAGGCACGCGCCATCGCCGAATTCATGGGCAAGAAGCCCGGGGTCATCGTCACCTACCAGCCGGCCATGATCCGCATCGACGGCGACGGCAAGCTGATCTTCAAGATGGACGAGATCAGCGAATATCTCGGCCGCGACATGACCGCCGAGATCTTCGAGGTCAACACCTCCACCCACTATGGCCGCATGGTGCGCGTCGACGACAACACCGTGATCCTGTTCGGGAACATGGACGAGGTCTTCGAATACATCTGA
- a CDS encoding amidohydrolase family protein — MYRTPEGKDIFVVDGHTHFWDGSPENQKNIHGKQFIDCFYAYHTGLSPKEQLWEKGKFEKYSADDLYRDLFIDGPDDVAIVQSTYLKDFYKNGFNTIERNAEVAKRYPERFIVNGAFDPRDGEKALEYIHFLKETYDVKGVKMYTAEWNGASKGWKLTDPDAYKCFELCEKLGIKNIHVHKGPTIIPLSKDAFDVHDVDHAATDFQGLNWIIEHCGLPRLDDFCWIATQETNVYGGLAVALPFIHSRPRYFGEVIGELLFWIGPEKILFGSDYAIWTPRWLVEKFWAYQIPQDIAAERGVQLTDEIKEKILGLNAARLYDIDIEAKKKALASSPFSIAAE, encoded by the coding sequence ATGTACAGGACACCGGAAGGCAAGGACATCTTCGTGGTCGACGGCCACACCCATTTCTGGGATGGCAGCCCGGAAAACCAGAAGAACATCCACGGCAAGCAGTTCATTGACTGCTTTTATGCCTATCACACGGGCTTGAGCCCGAAGGAACAGCTCTGGGAGAAGGGCAAGTTCGAGAAATACAGCGCCGACGATCTCTACCGCGACCTGTTCATCGACGGCCCGGACGACGTGGCGATCGTCCAGTCGACCTATCTGAAGGATTTCTACAAGAACGGCTTCAACACGATCGAGCGCAATGCCGAGGTCGCCAAGCGCTATCCCGAGCGCTTCATCGTCAACGGCGCCTTCGATCCGCGCGACGGCGAGAAGGCGCTGGAATATATCCACTTCCTCAAGGAGACCTACGACGTCAAGGGCGTGAAGATGTACACGGCCGAATGGAATGGCGCCTCCAAAGGCTGGAAGCTCACCGACCCCGATGCCTACAAATGCTTCGAGCTGTGCGAAAAGCTCGGCATCAAAAACATCCACGTCCACAAGGGCCCTACGATCATCCCGCTCAGCAAGGACGCGTTCGACGTGCATGACGTCGACCATGCGGCGACGGATTTCCAGGGCCTCAACTGGATCATCGAGCATTGCGGGCTGCCGCGCCTCGACGATTTCTGCTGGATCGCGACGCAGGAAACCAACGTCTATGGCGGCCTGGCGGTGGCGCTTCCCTTCATCCATTCGCGCCCGCGCTATTTCGGCGAGGTCATCGGCGAATTGCTGTTCTGGATAGGACCGGAGAAAATCCTGTTCGGCTCCGACTACGCGATCTGGACGCCCCGTTGGCTTGTCGAGAAATTCTGGGCCTACCAGATCCCGCAGGACATCGCCGCGGAACGCGGTGTGCAACTGACCGACGAGATCAAGGAGAAGATTCTCGGCCTGAACGCCGCGCGTCTCTACGACATCGACATCGAAGCCAAGAAGAAGGCGCTCGCAAGCTCGCCCTTCAGCATCGCGGCGGAGTAG
- a CDS encoding iron-sulfur cluster assembly protein, with protein MATASVSDSREKELWRRLGEVNDPELDEPIAEMGFVERAEMKGDGSVEVDFRLPTYWCSPNFAFLMLDGVRKALDHLSWSPAYRVRLHDHMFAEEVNRGIEEGKTFGDIFAGLAGDEDIGALRETFSMKAFKRRQEAVLLALRKQGLTDREILGMDLAAYDVARLGSGDAARQKERYRTALVERFPARRQGDPVFLTWEGRQISAEALDAHLAELRAVRINMEFNGALCRGLKQARYKELDVIDGEPTLVDFIMDRVPERSAPAT; from the coding sequence ATGGCAACCGCCAGTGTTTCCGACAGCCGCGAGAAGGAACTCTGGCGGCGCCTTGGCGAGGTCAACGACCCGGAACTCGACGAACCCATTGCCGAGATGGGCTTTGTCGAGCGGGCCGAGATGAAGGGTGACGGCAGCGTGGAGGTCGATTTCCGCCTGCCGACCTACTGGTGCTCACCCAACTTCGCCTTCCTCATGCTCGACGGCGTGCGCAAGGCGCTCGACCACCTCTCCTGGTCGCCCGCCTATCGTGTCCGGCTGCACGACCACATGTTCGCCGAAGAGGTCAATCGCGGCATCGAGGAAGGCAAGACGTTCGGCGATATATTCGCCGGACTCGCCGGGGATGAGGATATCGGCGCGCTGCGCGAGACCTTCAGCATGAAGGCTTTCAAGCGGCGTCAGGAAGCTGTGCTGCTCGCCCTGAGAAAGCAAGGGCTGACGGATCGCGAGATCCTCGGCATGGACCTTGCCGCGTATGATGTTGCCCGGCTCGGGTCCGGCGACGCGGCAAGGCAGAAGGAGCGATACCGGACAGCGCTTGTCGAGCGCTTTCCGGCGCGAAGGCAGGGCGACCCCGTCTTCCTCACCTGGGAGGGGCGCCAAATCTCGGCCGAGGCCCTCGATGCCCATCTCGCCGAACTGCGCGCCGTGCGCATCAACATGGAGTTCAACGGCGCGCTTTGCCGTGGGCTCAAGCAGGCAAGATACAAGGAGCTGGACGTGATCGACGGCGAGCCGACGCTGGTCGACTTCATCATGGATCGCGTGCCGGAGCGAAGCGCGCCGGCCACCTAA
- a CDS encoding molecular chaperone GroEL yields the protein MPKIMLHNSEARRALARGVFRLAAAVEPTLGPKGMNAMIDRPIGTPIVTRDGVSIASEIELHDRFENMGAQVVREVSMQTNEVAGDGTTTAIVLANALIQGGIEANERGAKSVDLCKGIELAVTAVVDALKASAKPAKGNGILASVANIAATDAKLGALVAEAHQRVGAEGVITTDFSVTTETTLDVVEGMSFDRGYLSHHMVTDQEKMEAVLERPLILMTDLKIKEPQSLEAARRIADEADRPLLIVSEEVSPEVVVTLLGKQGPGKYLVVHPPEYGHWRKAMMEDLAIITGGRVIARDLGGRLEDITVDDLGTADRVKTSSSYTSIICGGGNHDAIASRRAQVQRQYEAAPPNIEQDKLRERLAKLSGGTAILYAGGVTPVEQKRTIQLIEDSLNAVRAASEEGVVAGGGSALAQIAPMLDKVATGVDGDIAEGVRLVRSVLTRPLWRIAANAGADPEAVVTEVTRINGGYGYNASAGSYQNMFEAGIIDPVRVTYTALANAASVATLILTTETLIGDLAEDEDPTAGPALGGGAEKLGRA from the coding sequence ATGCCCAAAATTATGCTTCACAATTCCGAGGCCCGCCGCGCGCTGGCCCGTGGTGTCTTTCGGCTCGCCGCGGCCGTCGAGCCTACGCTCGGTCCCAAAGGCATGAATGCCATGATCGACCGGCCGATCGGCACGCCGATCGTTACGCGCGACGGCGTCAGCATCGCCTCCGAGATCGAACTGCACGACCGTTTCGAGAACATGGGCGCGCAGGTCGTCCGCGAAGTGTCGATGCAGACCAACGAGGTCGCCGGCGACGGCACCACGACCGCCATCGTGCTCGCCAACGCGCTGATCCAGGGCGGCATCGAGGCGAATGAGCGCGGCGCCAAATCAGTCGACCTGTGCAAAGGCATCGAACTCGCCGTAACGGCGGTTGTGGATGCCCTCAAGGCATCGGCCAAGCCCGCCAAGGGCAACGGCATTCTCGCCTCCGTCGCCAATATCGCCGCGACCGACGCCAAGCTCGGCGCGTTGGTGGCGGAAGCGCATCAGCGCGTCGGCGCCGAAGGCGTCATCACCACCGACTTCAGCGTCACCACCGAGACCACGCTCGACGTGGTCGAAGGCATGTCCTTCGACCGCGGCTACCTCTCGCATCACATGGTCACGGACCAGGAGAAGATGGAGGCCGTGCTCGAGCGGCCCTTGATCCTGATGACCGATCTCAAGATCAAGGAGCCGCAATCACTCGAGGCCGCGCGCCGCATCGCCGACGAGGCCGACCGGCCGCTCTTGATCGTGTCCGAGGAAGTGTCGCCGGAAGTCGTCGTCACGCTGCTCGGCAAGCAGGGGCCAGGCAAATACCTCGTCGTGCATCCGCCGGAATACGGCCATTGGCGCAAGGCGATGATGGAGGATCTGGCGATCATCACCGGCGGCAGGGTGATAGCCCGCGATCTCGGCGGCCGCTTGGAGGATATCACGGTCGACGATCTCGGAACCGCTGACCGCGTGAAGACGAGTTCGTCATACACTTCGATCATCTGCGGTGGCGGCAACCATGATGCGATCGCCTCGCGGCGTGCGCAGGTGCAGCGGCAATATGAGGCCGCCCCGCCGAACATCGAGCAGGACAAGCTGCGCGAGCGCCTGGCCAAGCTTTCCGGCGGGACCGCGATCCTCTATGCCGGCGGCGTCACGCCGGTCGAGCAGAAGCGGACAATCCAGCTGATCGAGGATTCGCTGAATGCGGTGCGCGCGGCTTCCGAGGAGGGCGTGGTCGCCGGCGGCGGTTCGGCGCTCGCCCAGATCGCGCCGATGCTCGACAAGGTGGCGACCGGTGTCGATGGCGACATCGCCGAAGGCGTGCGCCTGGTCCGCTCCGTGCTGACGCGGCCGCTGTGGCGCATCGCCGCCAATGCCGGCGCCGATCCCGAGGCCGTGGTGACCGAGGTGACGCGCATCAATGGCGGCTACGGCTACAACGCGTCCGCCGGCAGCTACCAGAACATGTTCGAAGCCGGGATCATCGATCCCGTCCGCGTCACGTATACGGCACTCGCCAACGCGGCGTCCGTGGCGACGCTCATCCTGACCACCGAGACATTGATCGGCGATCTTGCCGAGGACGAAGACCCGACGGCCGGGCCGGCGCTCGGCGGCGGCGCGGAAAAGCTTGGCCGCGCCTGA